From the genome of Balaenoptera ricei isolate mBalRic1 chromosome 13, mBalRic1.hap2, whole genome shotgun sequence:
ttggcaggcggattcttaagcactgcgccaccagggaagtccctcccctcaTTTCTTGTACAGAAATCTTTTTAGTCTTGCTCTTTCAAAATTAGGATCACTGTCCTTGCTTATCATTGCCGGGAACAGCTTATCTTCTTGTCCTatctttgcattttttattttaattgaagtataattgacaatatagcattatattagtttcaagtatacagtataatgatttgatatttgtatgtattgctatatgatcaccaccataagtctagttagcatatgtcaccacacatagttacaaacatttttttttcttgcaatgagaattttaagatctactctcttagctacTTTCAGATCtggaatacagtattattaactgtagtcaccatgctgtacattacattccatggctttatttattttgtactttttgatCCTTTTTACCCATTTCACtatcctccaccccctccctctggcaaccaccagtctgttctttgtatctgtgagtttggttttctgttttgtttgttctgtttttctttagattccacatacaagtgagatcatacaatatttatgtttccctgtctgacttaacttcacttagcacagtgccctcagggtccatccatgttttcgcaaatggcaagatttccttcttttttatggctgaataatattcgtgtgtgtgtgtgtagaaaacgtggcgcatatatatatatatatgccacattttctttatccattcatccatcagtggacacttaggttatttccatatcttgcctattgtacataatgctgcagtgaacatggggatacatatatctttttgagttagtgttgttttcttcagataaatacacggaagtggaattgcttcatcatataatagttctatttttaattttttgaggaacatccttactgtttttcatagtagctgcaccaatttacattctcaccagcgtgcacaggggttcccttttctccacatccttgcgaAAATTTGTTAatgcttgtctttttgataatagacattgtaacaggtgtgaggtgatatctcattttggttttgacttgtatttcccttatgattaataatgttgagcatcttttcgtgtacctgttggtcatctgtatatcttctttggaaaaatgtctattcagatctgcccattttttaatcagattgtttattttgttgatgtTGCGTTGCATGAGTTCTTCATatgttttgggtattaaccccttatcagatacatgatttgcaaatattttctcccattcagtaggttgctttttcattttgttgatgttttcctttgctatgcagacgCTTTTTAGtttgtagtcccacttgtttatttttgcttttgctgccttcacttttggtgtcagatccaaaaaatcattgccaagactaatgtcaaagagcttactgcctatgttttcttctaggagttttatggtttcagatcttcaTTCAGATCTTTAATcctttctgagttaatttttgtgtatgatgtaatatagtggtccagtttcattcttttgcatgtagctgtccagttttcccaacaccatttattgaagagactgtcctttccccactgtatgttcttggctcctttgttgtaaattaattgaccatatatgcatgggtttatttctaggctgtctattctgttccattcatctgtgattctgtttttatgccaatgccGTGCTGTTTTGATTAGTATAACTTTGtaaaatagtttgaaatcaagaagcaTAATGCCGATTCCCCGTGCGGCCCCAGCGCCTGTGCGCTGCAGGCTTCGGGCCTCCCGGCCTGAGGGAAAGGAGCCGGGAAGATGGCGGCTGTGGTGGAAAATGTAGTGAAGCTCCTTGGGGAGCAGTATTACAAAGACGCAATGGAGCAGTGCCACAATTACAATGCCCGCCTCTGTGCTGAGCGCAGCGTGTGCCTGCCTTTCTTGGACTCACAAACTGGAGTAGCACAGAGCAACTGTTATATCTGGATGGAAAAGCGACACGGGGGTCCAGGATTGGCCTCTGGGCAGCTGTACTCCTACCCTGCCCGGCGCTGGCGGAAAAAGCGGCGAGCCCACCCTCCTGAGGATCCAAGACTCTCTTTCCCATCTATTAAACCAGACACAGACCAGACCCTGAAGAAGGAGGGGCTGATCTCTCAGGACGGCAGTAGTTTAGAGGCTCTGTTGCGCACCGACCCCCTGGAGAAGCGAGGTGCCCCAGATCCCCGAGTTGATGATGACAGCCTGGGCGAGTTTCCTGTGACGAACAGTCGAGCACGGAAGCGGATCCTAGAACCGGATGACTTCCTGGATGACCTCGATGATGAGGACTATGAAGAAGACACTCCCAAGCGTCGGGGCAAGGGGAAGTCCAAGGGTAAAGGTGTGGGCAGTGCCCGTAAGAAGCTGGACGCTTCCATCCTGGAGGATCGAGATAAACCCTATGCCTGTGACATTTGTGGAAAACGTTACAAGAACCGACCAGACCTCAGTTACCACTATGCCCACTCCCACTTGGCTGAGGAGGAGGGCGAGGACAAGGAAGACTCGCAGCCACCCACCCCGGTTTCCCAGAGGTCCGAGGAGCAGAAATCCAAGAAGGGTCCCGATGGATTGGCCCTGCCCAACAACTACTGTGACTTCTGCCTGGGGGACTCCAAGATCAACAAGAAGACAGGACAGCCCGAGGAGCTGGTGTCCTGTTCTGACTGTGGCCGCTCAGGGCATCCGTCCTGCCTCCAGTTCACCCCTGTGATGATGGCAGCAGTGAAGACCTACCGCTGGCAGTGCATCGAATGCAAATGCTGCAACATCTGTGGCACCTCCGAGAACGATGACCAGCTGCTCTTCTGTGATGACTGCGATCGTGGCTACCACATGTATTGTCTCACCCCGTCTATGTCTGAGCCTCCTGAGGGAAGTTGGAGCTGCCACTTGTGTCTGGACCTGCTGAAGGAGAAAGCTTCCATCTACCAGAATCAGAACTCCTCTTGATGTAGCCACCCCCGATCCCCCATACATCTAGGGCTGTTTCTCTCCTGTTTTTCATACCCACCTTCCCTTCCTAATCTCTTTCACAAGTCCACAGAACCTCGGGGAGGTCGTGCCAACCTGCCTTTGGCAGCAGCAAGCTGAGGTGGCAGCTCTGACCGCCTCTGGCCCCAGGCCCTCAGGGAGAACGGAGCATCACACTGCCCCAAGGCATACCTGTGGGCCCAGCTTCTCACTGTTCTCCACGAAGTGCATTCACTCTGTCTGCCTTGGGCCCCCGGCCCTGGTATTCACAGGGTTCAAACTGTGTCCTCCGAGAAGGCGTGGGAGAGCAGCTCCCCAGGGTTTCCCCTTCCCCTGGAGGTGAGCCCGGCTGGGGCCTCTGCCAGAGCAGCTGGGAGTGAGAACTGAGCAAGCTTGCCAGAAGCTTCCGGTGCCCTCTGTGCTGCTTAGCCTCACAGCCTCCTTCC
Proteins encoded in this window:
- the LOC132376656 gene encoding zinc finger protein ubi-d4-like — its product is MAAVVENVVKLLGEQYYKDAMEQCHNYNARLCAERSVCLPFLDSQTGVAQSNCYIWMEKRHGGPGLASGQLYSYPARRWRKKRRAHPPEDPRLSFPSIKPDTDQTLKKEGLISQDGSSLEALLRTDPLEKRGAPDPRVDDDSLGEFPVTNSRARKRILEPDDFLDDLDDEDYEEDTPKRRGKGKSKGKGVGSARKKLDASILEDRDKPYACDICGKRYKNRPDLSYHYAHSHLAEEEGEDKEDSQPPTPVSQRSEEQKSKKGPDGLALPNNYCDFCLGDSKINKKTGQPEELVSCSDCGRSGHPSCLQFTPVMMAAVKTYRWQCIECKCCNICGTSENDDQLLFCDDCDRGYHMYCLTPSMSEPPEGSWSCHLCLDLLKEKASIYQNQNSS